Genomic DNA from Cheilinus undulatus linkage group 10, ASM1832078v1, whole genome shotgun sequence:
tctctctctctcttaattTCCTACTTTATTCACTGTCCTGTCTTTTCCTaattaaaaaggcaaaagtccCCCCAAAAAATGAATCTAATTTTCTTAACTGACTAATTAACATCTAATCTTTATGTTCTGAATGAGTGCAGAGCTAGCATTCTTCCGAGCAGCTAGCTGAAGCTAGTGGTTGGCAGTAAACTGGTTTCAATATCACCAGCAGTATTATTTCTGTCAAGctatggatttttgcaacacatGTTTAACAGGTTTAACAGGTGTTGAAGTGCACTCTCCCAGACCATTCGTCTGAGACGTCGTACgcctcagaaaggaagtgctgcAATTTTCCGGTAACATACTTCCAATTTTAgattctttcttttaaaatccgACTTTATTCAGAAACAAAGTCAAGCATAATAGActaagaaatatttcaaaaatacaacagagaaaaagatcagatgtctaataaaaaaatatgtttaaaccAGTTTTAGGAGAATACACAACACTGGCTCgttttagccaaagctaacgtagctacactAGCTTCGTATTTAACGATACTGTATAAgcctatgtagctaagttagtttagcaatatgagctttagcaacatagctaACGTAGATACGCAGTTAACATCTccacatagctgctttgtgagcttagctttagccatattaactacatagctccattagctatgtagcacatttagctacatagctctgttagttTTGAAGCTCCATCAGCTGCatagctacgtaagctatgtaGTTCAATAGCAACAGATACGTTTGCTTTGGTAAACACAGCTGAAGTTAGCTTAGCTATGTCAATAATGTatctacatagctgctttgtgagcatagctttagctccattagctccatagctctgttagctatgtagctcaaaAGCAGTACacaagttagctttagaaaatgCAGCTGGAGCTAGCTTAGCTATGCAGATAGCATATCTACATAGCTTTTACAGCTGCTTTGTTCGGCCTAtcgttagctctgttagctatgttatctttgGATAAGTCAGTTTTAGCAaaagtagctatgtagataacaaagatacatagctaacatagctgcttcattagctatgtagctatgttggcCACATAGCTTTCACTGCTAACAGAACTACaaaagctacatttgctacgcttgaatattttcatggaggagGAGCTTAAGACTGTTTGCCTTATTAATCAGGGCTGAAATAAAGTAATTTCAATTTTAGGTCATACTGCCTTCCACTTTGTAACAGATATAACGGCCATTTATCTTGAGTTTGCTCCTTTGCTTGTAATATTTCAAAGTGTCGGACCACTGGCCAAGCTGCCATTTCTGTAGATTTAGAGTGAGAACAGACTTGTCATTGTGTTGGATTATAAGATGCAGGCTGCAGCTCTAAATGAGCTCTTCAGGCAGTGAAAAGTGACATCTCTCACCCCAGTTTTCTAAGGCTCAGTCTACAGTTTTCTGGTTTTATTAAGCCGTAGAATACTTTTAAGGAAACAGGATCATCTTCATAGCTGAGCGGTGGTCTTTGGGATGCATGCACTCGCTGAACAGGCTGATGGATTCCTCCCACAGACCTTGCACATACAGAAACCCCCCCAAGCATGCAGGTCTTTTATTTTGGCGATGACAAAAGAAATAGTAAGGTCTCACCAGTATTTCTTTGGTCTTAATGTTGATGGACTTGAGCAACATGTTAAAAGGTGAAAGGTTGCACATTTTCATTTCCAGCTTGcagcacactcacacaaaaaGAAAGTATAGAGTAAAAAATCCACATGTGACCTGGTATTTTCATTCATGTAcggagaaagagaaaataaataaagccaaTGGACTGGtttagcatcaggacccaccaccaaaTCCAAACTGCACCCAGAACTTCTTAAAATGTTCAATAAGAATCGAATATTTTTCAGTGAAATACAGGGAGGTTTGGAGTTGGGATGGACAACAGATGTAGATagctccttcaaaataaaaccatagaCTTTGCCACATATTTCTCCAGGCACACATTCATGGTCCCAACCCACCACTTTGGAGCCAAGGGTTGCGAGAAAAATCCTCACTTGGGGTGAAAGGAAAGGACGACATGGAATGTACCGGCTAACCTCACCTTTTCCAGGTGTTAATGTCTTGATTGTCTCTGAGGACCACACTTAACTTACATTACAATGATTTGGCATGAGCTTTGTGTAAATCTGGATGTATTTTGGGTTCAAACAGATCTACTCGACTTGGATGGATGATACCTTGagctaaataaaataatgtcatATTTTACTTGTCTAGGATCTTAACTTTTCATGCATGATGGCGGTCTCACTAGCAGGGGCCGATTTAGTAAGAGGTCAAAAAGAGGGggaataaaagctttttttgcaGCTAACAGTTCTTCAGATGCTCAAGGCTTTGTACGTTTTTGAATAGCTGGGTAATCTCTCATGCCATCTTGGGTTTCCAGAAGTTTCTGCTTCAAACATTAGCTTCAGGAAGTCCAAGAAACTACCAGAAAGCCAAACCCTTGATTCCAGAACTGTCTGATTTTTCATCCCTACAACTGTTTGAGTGAAACCCTCATTGACAATTCCTCTGCTGGAGGAGATGATATGAAGGCACATGTCCTAAAAACTCAAACgttggtttatttttattttatttttacaatataAAGACTTAAACCAGGTTCATAAAAGTAGAAAACACCCACTGATGTAAACATGCTCCGTCTAGTGGAAAACATGGTGGCAGTGCCGTGAAAGACCACAGACGACAGCGGTCGTAGTTTAAGGGAATACTGCTCTCCTTTGGTCCCCGTCACCAAACGATGACCAACCggtcaaaatgtaaaaacaacaactagGACGTACTTGTAAGAAATGTGCTAAGTGGCAGTTGAGACGTCGTACAGTAACTGTGACAAATAAACAGGGAAGAGTCGTCGAGGAGtagaaaacaaagtaaaagatTTCTAGAAAGGCAGTGTGTAGCCTCTAACAGTTTGGCAAAAAACCCCACCCTCCCACCCTACACTCATCCTGGCCTCCAGACTCATCCTCACTCATCCCTGTCCACCCAAAGTCCCACAGAGAGATCCCCGCCTCCCTTTCCCCCGCAGCCTAGCCGAGGccagactggaccctgattttAGGGTTCGTTTGATTTCTGTCGtcgttttttgttttacttcttgAACATGTCCTGTAGAGGTCCGGGCAGAAACTTAAGGACAGTGTCGAGGATGCTCTCCTCGTCCTCTTCGTCGTCGTCTCCGCAGCCCCGTGGGATCGCCTTCTTGGGACGCGTCAGTGAACCCTCGCAGGCCTGCTCCATGGCTGCTTTCTCCTccgcctccttctcctccttcttcttcagTCCATACTGAACAAAGAGAGGAGGCGTGACATGGTGGTACAGAAATTAAAACCAGGAAAAAGTAAGAAGATAACTTTTAAAGATCACACCCAGGAGTGCTGGAAGACAGCCGTGCTTACGGCCAGCCTGCTGACAGAgttggcccctgataaacccagagaacaggccctCCCTTGCGGGGATTTATCGattatgcatgtgtgttttatcatgagCACTCTAGCTAGCATTACGGCTAACAGTTACATCATTTGAAGCTGAAAAGTGAGTCAAACAATTATTGGGTCTGATCTCCTAAGCAATTTGTGCCACTCATtgtccatttttgatacttttaacatatttttgttactttgtacttatatttgatactttttaaccatttttcatcttgtgtttctgcccatttttgcctttttaaccccttattgccacttttctgcccattttgccttcCTAAAccagttttgcccctttaatcccatttttgtttctttaaactaatttttgccattttttacccatttctgacaTACCTAACCACTTacttttttctgtcaatttttgcaTCTTCTAAGCCATTTGTGCCACTCATTGCCCATTTTGATAATTTTAACTATTTCTTGTTATTTTGTACTtatttttttgatactttcaaCCCCCTTTCATCActatttccacccatttttgccttttttaaccccttattgccactttccccattttctgcccatttttgcctttcttaaccagTTTGCCCCTTTCATAccaattttgtttcttttaaccAATGTGTgccacattttacccatttgtgATACCTTCAACCACCattcaacacttttttctgttattttttgcaacatctCACCAAGTTGTACCATTCATCAACTTTCAATCtacttttttgcttttgtaaaCCTGTTTAATTTCCCTCAGGATGCATTATTTTCCTTTTGAATCAATAAAGCATCACTTATACACAGGTATgagtatttatgtgtgtttctgtCGTGATGGGCTGTCTGaatgttttgctgctgtaatgaaGCAATTTCCTGCaaaggattaataaagtatctatcgatctagtccatccatccatccatctattcatccatccatctatccatccatccatcctacgGATTTACTGTTTACCTCACTCTGCATGCCTAGtctttgtgtagcatctgattggCTTAGTAACATCACCTGCACCTTTTGTAGGGATGAGAGGCTCTGAATTTAttcaagtgattaaaaaaaaaaaaaacctgttggGTACTTCCCAGTTGGGTTGTCGTATGTTTTACGGGACATGTTTAAACTCTCATGTTTTCCTGCCACAAATTAACAATCCGCTTGGCTTTCACTATCGCTGCCAtgactgtgtttgttgtgcttcctccttcagccAGATTGCTTCCTGGCTGGCTATCACTCTGTTTTTATGTAACAATCCACAGAACGCATGTTTGGTTTTCCTCTGTGTTCCCCCTGCACAACAGGACTCTTattgtacagtgcttaacaaatttatcagaccaccacccaaagtaaggtttatcccacagctgccctaaattaacagcactggtaattaccaaaatcattttctatGTTTCTCCAATGGtcaatacaccaatatgtagaagctcttcaaccgaaatgatatttttgatgctaaaatataattattattgttatccatgaattttcaaatttactgattcacaaaaaaactgaaaaaatagtaaagcacattaatatttcttgattaatatgtcaaattatagttatttacttgcattcctgaacagaaaaattagttcagtggttgaatgttatgcttgattcatttctgacttctcagagaagcccagtgagccggctcaaatttgggtgaattcagtttgaaattcctcattcctgttcaaaacggtaaaacgtggagagctcactgaaaatgaaagagtccgcattaaagcacttcatgatgcaggaggtctctgagacaaatatggcCGGTGGTTGAGTGGCTCTGGTTGAATTCCTGGGCCTTAAATCATCTtgattatcttgtagtgtgtaTCCTGATTTAGGAGCATTTAAACGTTGCAGATCTGAGCTCAAGCAATGAAGACCTGCAGCTTGTTTGTTAAACAGTGAACATCTATCTTAACACAAATGTTTAATGAGAAAACAAATCCCTACCTTGTCCCTGATGGTCTGCCGTACTTTTTCCCTCTCGGCCTCCATGCGGGCATGTTTggccttcctctcctcctcctgctgcctcAGAGCCTCCTGccgctcctcctccttcttGGCTGCATCAGgatccttctcctcctctccaccCAGCATCTTTCCCATGTCTTTGGTGGCTCCTGGACAGAAAAATACAATCAGATAATACGATTAACCCCACTGTTTATCTGACTCTCTGTCCCTTAgaattaagattttatttttccaccatAGAAGTCAAAGTAGTCAGAGCAGTATGAGCAAAAACAGACCACATGTTCACTGGCATACTTTGTCATATTCAACAATTAAAACTCTCTATGTTAGCGGTTCTGAGGATTATGTAGCGACGGGGTTCTCTGAAGATCCTTGAGGGGGACTtgaaaaacagaagagaagGAGAGCCAGCTGGAAATGTTTCAAAGAACCACTGAGACGGAGAAGAACACATTCTTCCATGTGGTGTGGGCCATCTGTCTGCAGGATCTGAGCCGACACGTTCAGGTGTACAGCCTCTATCTGACTGATCGATCACCAATCACAGTCTAGGTCACGTTTAAAGACAGactatttcattatttcaaGAAGCAAAGCAATAACGGGCTGAGTTGgcaacgttttttttttttgtttttggtttattGATCTAACACCCTGATCAGTTTAAAGCTGTGATCTTAAAGACGAAAACTCCTCCACACTGTCCAGATTGCACAGATGTATTGgcaatgttttaattttcacaGGAGCAGGAGTTTGGCTGTATTTCAGATCATTATAGTAGCCCAGTATAGTAGAAATATAGCAATATTTTCAGTGCTGTGAAAacgtatttgcccccttcctgatttctctCTTAAATCTGTCCCAATTAAATGTCTCAGATCACCGAACTAATTTTAATAAacccaaggaggttatgtgatcgggtgggtttgtttgtttgtttgtttgttcatttgtttgttcgtttgttagcaacaaaactcaaaaagtcatggatggattttcataaaattttcaggaaatgtcagaaatggcataaggaagaactgattagattttgggactgatccggatcaaaacctggatccaggaatttttttaaaggattctgtacagttgggagatagggctaatggcagaggtctgcactgttaccactttacaccaggagatggcggacatgagtaacttattcaaagttttggagtttatagagtttgacagacacacgcccggtcaaggagacgagttggagcgtaacagagaaaaagacagcgaactgtagcaagaatactcgcaatgctgggaggaatagaggaatattcaccctctgccatgacttccacacgtagcgaagccaatgctttgcctcaccgtgtctccaccccaccgggtaGGAAgcaatcggcgaattagattttgggagtgatctggaccaccgtctggatccaggaatgtttttaaaggattcttcactattgggagatagggctgatggcggaggtctgcgctctctgagtgcttttctagtttattaatGGGAATAAAGccacccaaacctacctggccctacgtaaaaaaaaatgaattaccCCCTAAACAAATGAGTCTTTTTGATCACTGAGGAGGAATTTTTGGCatgttgttttgtgttatttttttgctgGACTagaccatttggacattttaaggGAGGGACAGAGGCCCCCCCAGTATTTACTTTACTctgtttgatacaaatttcagtctgttgactgattcattttgtCCCTTTTGATTCAATGACACTAGAAAAAATAGatcaaaacaaacttttcattgcaggttCCTCAAGGGCCCCTCACTACTGtaggcctgggtaatcagtacccttttcccccctgtgctacgcccctggTGATGGCAACATGGTAACAGTAGTCCAAAATGCTAAAATCAGGTCACAATGCTTGTTGTTTTCTTATTGCAATCGACCCCTCACAGCCGACCTGCAGTACCTCCAGGGCCCACAAGGTGTGAAGCCAGCTCTGGAGGGGGTGAAACCTCTGAATAATTAACCCCCAGTGTACTGTTCAATGTAAAGCTGAGACATATTTTGAAGAGTTCAGAGCCTAAGCTGATCTTCTCGGAACATAAAGTTTgaattgaataaaaacagagatttttGGGGGAGCAGGTACCCAGGTTATTCTAAGATGCCTCTATCTCCTTcattctcctctcctccttctctccctctcctcgtAAACACTCTCACGTCTTTATCAGTGACAGGAGCTGCTCAGTAGACGTGAAAGTGACTCCCTCGGGCCATCGATGTTGCTGCTGTTACCCCGCGCTGATCGATA
This window encodes:
- the LOC121516022 gene encoding complexin-2 yields the protein MDFVMKQALGGATKDMGKMLGGEEEKDPDAAKKEEERQEALRQQEEERKAKHARMEAEREKVRQTIRDKYGLKKKEEKEAEEKAAMEQACEGSLTRPKKAIPRGCGDDDEEDEESILDTVLKFLPGPLQDMFKK